One stretch of Comamonas testosteroni DNA includes these proteins:
- a CDS encoding PFL_4695 family integrating conjugative element protein, translated as MRCRFAILALGFACSVPALAGVELEMIHDSGKSVPLAPYVAQIVGGTDEANVLDGLRFPFRSQLRGGVLKQDGVQVFNGQWLTQPMFVIGADDASLRWVAFNHKKLIQLNAVGIVVQAATPAAFKLLQQVASPLQLAPDTGAFLADTLIAKGAPVFPVLVHSNGRAYQILPQRTFAEAP; from the coding sequence ATGCGCTGCCGGTTCGCCATCCTCGCCCTTGGATTCGCTTGCAGCGTGCCGGCCCTGGCCGGCGTGGAGCTGGAGATGATCCACGACAGCGGTAAGTCTGTGCCGTTGGCGCCCTATGTGGCCCAGATCGTGGGCGGCACAGATGAGGCGAATGTGCTCGACGGGCTGCGTTTCCCGTTTCGCAGCCAATTGCGCGGCGGTGTGCTCAAGCAAGACGGCGTGCAGGTCTTCAATGGCCAATGGCTGACTCAGCCCATGTTCGTGATCGGCGCGGACGACGCGTCTTTGCGCTGGGTAGCCTTCAATCACAAGAAGCTGATACAGCTCAATGCAGTCGGCATTGTGGTGCAGGCAGCAACGCCAGCCGCATTCAAGCTGCTGCAGCAAGTGGCCAGCCCCTTGCAATTGGCTCCTGATACAGGGGCATTCCTTGCAGACACATTGATCGCCAAGGGTGCGCCAGTTTTTCCCGTGCTGGTGCACAGCAATGGCCGCGCCTACCAGATCCTGCCTCAGCGCACGTTTGCGGAGGCTCCATGA